The Arvicola amphibius chromosome 5, mArvAmp1.2, whole genome shotgun sequence genome contains the following window.
tgagaaaatcaacaagatagacaagccCTTTgccaaaactaaccaaaaggcagagagaaaatatcgaaattaataaaatcagaaataaagagggggacataaaaacagacactgaggaaatccagagaatcataaggccatgtttcaaaaacctgtactcaacAAAGTTgaacaatctaaaagaaatgaaaaaaattttggaTAGATAATACATACCCAAATAATACAAgaccaaataaacaatttaaatagacctataacccaataaggaaatagaagctgttgtcaaaagtctcccaaccaaaaaaatcccagtgccagaaTCTTCCTGAGAATGTAAGAACAGGTTATATATAAGACATGGACTCTCAACCCAAGTAAACAAAGAAAGCTGGGTGAGGGAATGAAGTAAAAAGACACTGGATCTGGGAGAAATACTGGAGTACATCCACATGTAGGACCTGACATGAAGAAAGACAGgaataaaaaaaagtatcttgTAGCACATGCCTTCTTATGACTTCAATTTATTAACTGAGATCTTCCATTTGTGAAATATTACAGATTGACACATGTACCATAAAATATACTCATATAACTATTACAGAATAGTAAACACAAAGAACAAGTGTTACATAGGCAGAATGTCCCCCAAAACTCCTCAAATCCCAAAGCCTATAATCATTCCAGTATAGTGAGTTCTCACATTATATATTTAGACCCAAATTAGCTGTGGAAGAGACATTAGGGTAAGGAGATATAAATATGGAAACATAATGTGTTCAAAGTATACCATATACATATGAGAAAATTGCTTTAGAAAATTCAGTATTATGTACAATGAATACATGACaataggaaaattaaaaccaagaaaagagcaaaaataaacaagtaagctCTAACGCCGGCGCCGCCTCTCGAAATCTACTGGTGGTAAAGCACCCAGGAAACAACTGGCTACAAAAGCCGCTCGCAAGACTGCGCCCTCTACTGGAGGGGTGAAGAAACCTCATCGTTACAGGCCTGGTACTGTGGCACTCCGTGAAATCAGACGCTATCAGAAATCCACTGAACTTCTGATCCGCAAACTCGCCTTCCAGCGTCTGGTGCGAGAAATTGCTCAGGACTTCAAAACAGATCTGCGCTTCCAGAGTGCAGCTATTGCTGCTTTGCAGGAGGCAAGTGAGGCCTATCTGGTTGGCCTTTTTGAAGATACCAACCTGTGTGCTATCCATGCCAAACGTGTAACAATTATGCCAAAAGATATCCAGATGGCAGAGAACGTGCTTAAGAGTCCACTATGAGGGGAAACATTTCATTCccaaaatttttttccttcttctttccgaTATCAGTAGTTCTGAATGTTAGATATTTTTTCCATGGGGTCAAAAGGTCCCTAAGTATAAGATCGCCAGTGGAAAAATGGGGGACAGAAATCAGGTATGGGCagcttttccattttcatttgtgtgtgaatttttaatataaatgcaagATGTAAAGCATTAATGCAAACAAAATGTTTCAGTTTCAACAGTTCAACTTTATCACAATTATAAATAAACCTGTTAAAATTTACTTGACAATGCcagcatttggatttttttttaaataagtaaatttcttATTGATGGCAACTAAATTGTGTTTGTAGCATTTTTATCATACAGTAGATTCCATCATTCACTATACTTTTCTAACATGTCCTACATGCAAGTACATGTTTTTAatgttgtctgtcttctgtgctgtTCCTGTAAGTTtgatattaaaatacattaaactaTAAGGAATAAACAAGTGAGAAAGATGGATTAAGTTCCTATAAAAACagtttcatataatttttttgagacagcagaTTGAAGTAGGTAAAGATGAGCTtcagtttgagtgtgtgtgttgaggggggggggggctaggaaAGGAATCTAGGACTTTCTGTCctatgcaagcactctaccaaaccAGGCCATTTTTGCAGTTTTCACACCCATGTGATCATCTCTGGATGAACTTGTTGCTTCTTGGATACATaactcccatttccttctcccccaaacatacacatataacttGTGTTTTCTGTGATCTTTCAAATGATTTCTGACCTGGGAACATTGGACAGGAATCACAGggatgtttcatttatttcaccTCTGAATGTGACATTCGAGACCACACCTTATGCATGATGCCTTTCATCTCACTGTTTCTCAGAGTGTAGATGAGGGGATTCAGCATGGGGGCAATCACAGTGTAAAACACAGAAATTTCCTTATCCTTATTCTCACTTCCTGCAGGTagaatgtaaatataaatacagggaacaaaaaataaaactaccacCATTACGTGAGAACTACAGGTTAAGAGAGCTTTGCGTCGCCCTGCAGATGATCTTGTCCTCAGATTATACACAACGAGTATGTAAGAAGCAACTAGAACAAGAATAATGGCAACGAGCACCATCCTAGCATTGGCAATTACTAAAATGCTAACAACATAGATATCTTTGCAGAGCAGTTTCAAAAGAGGCTTGACATCACACAGGTAGTGATTGATGTGGTTGGGACCACAGAAAGGCAGACTGAGCACCATGAGAAGTAAAGCAATAGAGTGCCAGAAACCCACTGCCCAGGGTTTCATAGCAGTCAGTACATGACATCTCCTTCTGTTCATGATTATCACGTAGTGCAGAGGTTTGACAATGGCAACATAGCGGTCCAAGGCCATGGACACCAGGATGAAGATTTCCACACCTGCCAGCAAGTGATAAGTGAAGAGCTGGGTCATGCATTCACTATAGGAAATGTTCTTTCTTGTAGCAGCCAAGTCCCTAGTGAGCCTGGGAACCACAGTGGAGGTGCAGCAGAGGTCCATGAGGGAAAGGTGGCAAAGACAGTAATACACGGTTGTTCAGTTAAGTGGCTGCAATGTTCTTTCTTGTAGCAGCCAAGTCCCTAGTGAGCCTGGGAACCACAGTGGAGGTGCAGCAGAGGTCCATGAGGGAAAGGTGGCAAAGACAGCAGTACACGGTTGTTCAGTTAAGTGGCTGCAAGTGATGATGTCTAGAATGATGGAGTTCCCATTAAGACAGCCCTGTAACACAGCAGGAACAAGAGGAAGAACAGCAGCTCTACTTGTCTGTTTTCACAAAGGCGATAAAAACGAACTCAGTGGCATATTTATGATTTTCCATTAGTGAGTAAACAAAGCACACCTGAAACTTAGTtcttctgaaataaaagaaaataaatgaagcaatgATGATCAATTTTTTAGTTAATTGGGATTTGTAAATTGAATAATAATCGTCATATTAGCttatatacatattaatttgACCATTTTGTAAACATATATAGTTATACACCCAGgcttaattaaataataataaataataattaataataatattctatGCAtagataatttataaatattttatacatctCTAACTTTAATAGAACCAAATGATTTGTGTCCAGATAAACATTTAATTtgtgaagaaatacagaaatgtcTAGTGTAAGTGACTTACACAAATCAATTAATACGAAGCAGTTAAGCCTtgcatatttttcttgatttcattATATTAATTACTCTGTCATATTTTCTACAAACAAGGAGGATtctacttattttcctttttgcaaATAAATAAGGATTGTATTATATTATGTTGTATCTGgcatttcagaaatatttaatcTTTGGGAATTTCTTTTAACAGtcacatattttttcttataatatacCCAAATCACTGTTAGCATTTGATTCATCACGTGGAATTGATAGTCATTTTTCAAATGGttcaatgctcttaatcacacCAGTGAAATAGCCAGATTTATCTGACAAGTGTTTACGTGCTTCTCCTTGGATAATTCCAATAAAGCTCAAGAGACAGAGAGTCTAGGAATAAAGAATTTGAGGTAACTATGTCTGGCATTTAAATTGAAAGGacaatctttatatttttctaaaaatcttAAGGCGTGTTTAAGAGCTAACAACTGACATGTTGGAGGCACTTCAGAGACATGTTAATTTCCTAGTGacatatcttgttttttttaattgcatattGAGAATGTTTTTGCCATGGTGATGTTGACATCTTGAAAACAAAGGGAATACGTGGATTACATCATGTTTTAACAACATCTCAGTGTCTTCCCGTACAAaacaatactttatttttaatagactACAGATTAAAATGAATCTGGGTTATCAGTAGGAGCAGTACAGGCAAAAGCTTATCAGAAAAATAAGAGCTCAGACacactatatttatttttctacaattGAGCAAATCTATTAACACTTAATCATGGCAGAGAAGTCATAGCCACCTGACTGACTCTAACTATGAAGTCAGAAGCACAAAATGATGGCCATGTTACATCCAAgtccaggaaagagagagaaaatgcttttGTTCCATTAACTGCCTTTTTAATGTAGACTTTCCCATAGTGCACTTAGACTCCTTCCTCTATCCTGctaccaccccaccccaactAGTTTGTCTCCTTTTTCTACCTAAAACAGTCCCTTTATGACTGTCATGTCGCCTACATACTGtatgtttttatctttctattcTTACAATGCTAAAATcaatttctcccttcttctctctctcacccctcaccttttcctgcctctcctatctgctctgctttctctctccactttccatctgtctttttctcctctcctcctctgcccctctgcctttctcttcctcttccattctatacctctctccttctctgcctcccctacCCTGTACACCCActatctccctttctttctctatcattCTCACAGACACAGAAGCTGATGTAATGGGGTTTTGAGTAATCTAATTCCCCCTATTTAGTTACACACCTTTTGTTTTCTAAACCATATTTTCTGAAAatcttcaatttaatttttaaaatcaaaatttctttGATAAATATGGTTTTCAAAACCATGTCAACAACAACTTTAAtggaaaaaattagaaaagaaggaCAGCATTGAAGTGAAACTCTTGAGACTTAAAAGAAGGCTAAGACCATGAGAATACAGTACTAGTGTGAGCTGtcagaaagaatattttatgaaCTTTCTGCTACTTTGAATAAGCTTACCTTattaacaaaaaatgtaaaacaataatacATATTAACGAAGACTTGTGCAattaggagaaaagaagaaattatgtgTTTTATACATAGCATTAGTAATTCTTTTAACACAACATTAAATAGCTTTCTccactttttcaatttttttctttatggtttccTGATGGACTCAATGCATTTTACTTCTCCATGTGTTCTAAATAGATACATAACAGCACAGGGCTGCAGAAGAACAAGAACAGGGGATTGGTACCTCAACCTTACCTACACATTTCTTAATATcatgctaaaataaaaattatttaaacgTTGACTATCAAGATACTTTTTTCTGTAGTtgctatataatattttaaatgtctaaatttttaaaaagtactcttAGGGATGatatgttgggaattgaatttgtTTGTGGAATTTATCAATATCAAATTTTATGTAGAATATAAGTCAATACCCcaaagatttttattataatcATAGCATAGATACAGATATGgataaagatatagatagatgtaAATATACACCATTCACAATACTCACCTTTGAAGGATCCACCTGTCCTTTAAAGTggttcctttttcatttctgtgacctttaatgaagcaaaaaaataGATGTTGGAATCACCTATCTCTCTCATGAATCTTTAATCCCATATAGCTTTTGAAGATTCACTGCCTGAGATGCTTTAAGCTAAAATACAAGGAAATCCAAGGGGAATTGTCTCAGGGGCACTTTCTAAAAAAGTCTAGCCTGCACATACTACTGTGAAGCTATAGTCAACACTATCACGTGGTCACACATTAATGCTTCCTTTAATAATATTATTAGTTTTATAGCATAAATTATCTATTGTTTCTGTTGGTGTTGATAAAGTcctcagatttttctcttttactcctAGAAATTTTCCTTAAATACTGAAGCTACTAATGTGTATATGTCACATGTAACAATGCTTGATTACTTCCTGACAAACTGTATCACTGTGCTGAAAATAAGACTATTAGTGTTATACTTATCAATATTACTCTAAAAATTGTTGTTATAGTGGAGGTTTGAAAATACTTCTTCAATGTTTAATTATACCCACTGGAAATTCAGAAGGCATGTATAATAGTTTGTGTTAATAAGTACTCAGTTATAATAGTATAATGTTtaaagtggaaaattccacagcaTCTAAACTATCGTGCTTGCTATATTTAATATGTTGAATTATTTTTCCCTATTTAGAAAGATCTCACATCATATATCAACTGAATCTGCACATTTTATGAATAATTGCTTCCTATAATTAAGTTGAttgaataaattttttatttatgtaaaatcagggatataaaattagaaatgagggctggagagatggctcagtggttaagagcattacctgctcttccaaaggtcctgagttcaattcccggcaaccacatggtggctcacaaccatctgtaatgaggtctggtgccctcttctggccttcaggcgtacatgcagacagaatattgaatacataataagtaaatgaaaaaatatttaaaaaatagaaatgaacgTCTGTCAAAGTGTCACAGGTCTGCAACAATccatcactcaggaggttgaagcaTGGAGATTGATGTGAACTTTAAGCCAACTTGATATACCTGCTTTGCTCTACCCCAATCAGGACTGCATAGTAAAGCACTGTCTAAAAAtaggaaagaacacacacacacacgcacacgcacacgcacacacacacacgcacacgcacacgcacacgcacatcagtaagcaaataaaataacagtGGCACACAGAATACTATTCATTAGtaatctagaaaatattttgcaCTATTACGCCATTCTCACATATTAACATATGGCTAATTACTCACATGTTTGTGgatatttcttctttctggttCTGAAATTAGTTTGtctcatttttatctctttttactTGCCTTGATTAGTCCAATTTACACTCTTTTGTCTGAGATTTCAATGCAGTAATTATTTCTAATATCTTCACTTTATCTCATCTTTATCTCTATCCACCATGGaaataagaaaatctttaaatttcttgAGCTGTGATCAATGTTCCTAGACCTATAATCTTAATCATAATGAGAATTAATTAATTGTGGGAGACTCCAAATtaaagaagcaataaaatgaaaatgaagtgtAGATTAGTAGATTGTTATCTGAAATTAGATGTGAAGTTTCTGTGTTCCAGTAACCAGTAACAATATCCAGAGAAAACTCAAATCATAACTGACTAGGGAAgaacataaaacagaaaccaacacAAACATCTGAATAATGCATAATGTACTAAGTCTTCTCATGAAAATATCTAGTCCCAATGTGTCTGGATGGAATACTTTTGCTTCTGAAATTCAAGagcatattaattaaaaaatgagcacCAAAACATACTGCAAATAAAAGTAAACCTATagaatgtgaaaaaataaataggaataccatacatgcaatatatatataatatatatatatatataatatatatatcaaaaagcATGCCTTGAAATGTTGCATAAAACTAACATTATATGGACTTACcagattatatttataaatatccaCAGAGGCCATGTGAAGTCAGTCATGGAGCAGGAAGAAATTCACATATCCCTAACTTACATGGCGATGTGTACACTAAATGAAAGCTGAGAGCAGAAAGTTTATTGACTTCAGTTGTGTACCCACAAGTTACCCTACCAGACCCCAAAGGTTATGTATATCCCCAAGATCAGTTTGAGTTCCCTGATTAAACTCAATGAgtcaaagaagaagaggaggaggaggaggaggaagaggaagaggaggagtgggagggggagggggaagagacaaCTATGGGAAAGAGACTAGTAgaaaggcagtgtttaaaatggGTTAGGGAGCAGATAAGAGAAAATGTTATCAAGAGTAGCAATAATGCGGTTGGAAGAGTGGCTCAGCCTAGGCTCACAACCAAGTAATTGAAgtaatcagaaatatatatatatatatatatatatgtatgtatgtatatgtatatatatgtgtgtgtgtgtgtgtgtgttaaattgtCAAATGCCTAATTGGATTATTGAAAACAAGCAGGAAAAAGATACTGCACTTGGGAAGTGATCTACTTCATAGTAAGTACAAGGAGAGCCTAAGCTAAATGAGAccatgaattaaaaataagaattactaATCAGCCTAGTGGATGACTAAATGTTGCTGAGGCAagaataagatgagaatatgtatcaaCATTTATGTGAACATATTACATGAgcacaaaagaaggaacatgggtaacatccatttgccattaatgattaggagcaagcccaggaggattaactcccaaatggggaacagttaaaagttttGTACACAGAGagcattttttttagatttatttctttattatgtatacagtgttctgttctgtctgtctgtatgcttgctggccagaagagggcaccagatctcattacagatggctggaagccaccatgtggttgctgggaattgaactcagaggacctctggaagagcagtcagtgctcttaatctctgagccatctctccagccccccacagagagcattttttaacaatatcagtggATTGTTTTCgagaaatcttaaaatgaaatcttaaagacccagcattgagatgaaaatgatTATGAACATTTTCTGTAGCTTTATAAGATTTTTGACTCACTGtacaaatttggcgggtaagctgatcagccaatgtaTTCCCCtcactcaagggaccagggaggtcagtatgagcctgcaaatgccctacgtaaatgggaatAGATCGgacccaaagcaaagtttgaatagccaataactgaaTATGGACTTGAGATACAGAgtgtaatgagcatggaaacagataactctgaatgaataaataaaggggaatctgtagtgtagatagagcaggaaatttatagaataagaatgaatgcagggccgggcggtggtggcgcacgcctttaatcccagcactcgggagacagaggtcggcggatctctgagttcgaggccagcctggtctacaagagctagttccaggacaggctctagaaactacagggaaaccctgtctcgaaaaacaaaacaaaacaaaaaaaaaacaaaacaaagaatgaatgcaatttggtgtaatgtaaaagcatttcttcttgtgtgcagtgtggaaaattactaaggtgaaatattaagagaacatttgcccgcttgaaggctgccacacccatctgGCTCTGCCAGATGAGGGGACTGCACCCAGCAACTGTGGTAATGAAGTAATCTTGCCACAAAAgagggacccccacccttctgtggccagTCGATACTGATGACCTAGGATACCTGGTTATTGGAAGGATCAAACGAGGGGCATTTTCGAACTGACttaaaagagagggctgaagcaggatggTCATCTCACTTCTTACAATGGCCTGGACACCAAGCCTTTAGAGAGAGATCCTCCAAGCCTGCCTTccgaaaagcagaaatattaaacacCTTGCCTAAACActtaatgctctgtctcccgagtacagagcttcatctcccgaaaacagacatttaatacCTTGCATCCTGAACACaaagcctcatttcctgagaCTGGACATTGAAGGTTTGTCTCCCGAGAACAGACAAGATATTCTTTCAGAATGCCTTGCCATCCGAGAGCAAAGCTTCACCTTCGAGAATAGTGAACTAAGAGCCTTGTCTCCCAAGACTCGGTCACCCGAAAAgccaagtccaaggcccttcatTCTGAGACAGACTAGCACCAGGCCATAGACAAACCAATACCAGCCTGGAACAGGACATCGGCACCCTATCTCCCCAACGCAAACTACGGGGTCAAGAGTAGATCTACGCTACCCAGCCCCCAGTGCGGACAAGAgcccagcctgaagaaattcaaaaagccCTTTTTAAGCCAGGGAATACCAGGTCGTAtgatatttcatgtgtg
Protein-coding sequences here:
- the LOC119815818 gene encoding LOW QUALITY PROTEIN: olfactory receptor 4P4-like (The sequence of the model RefSeq protein was modified relative to this genomic sequence to represent the inferred CDS: inserted 2 bases in 2 codons) yields the protein MENHKYATEFVFIXLCENRQVELLFFLLFLLCYRAVLXGNSIILDIITCSHLTEQPLYYCLCHLSLMDLCCTSTVVPRLTRDLAATRKNISYSECMTQLFTYHLLAGVEIFILVSMALDRYVAIVKPLHYVIIMNRRRCHVLTAMKPWAVGFWHSIALLLMVLSLPFCGPNHINHYLCDVKPLLKLLCKDIYVVSILVIANARMVLVAIILVLVASYILVVYNLRTRSSAGRRKALLTCSSHVMVVVLFFVPCIYIYILPAGSENKDKEISVFYTVIAPMLNPLIYTLRNSEMKGIMHKVWSRMSHSEVK
- the LOC119815393 gene encoding histone H3.3A-like — translated: RRRRLSKSTGGKAPRKQLATKAARKTAPSTGGVKKPHRYRPGTVALREIRRYQKSTELLIRKLAFQRLVREIAQDFKTDLRFQSAAIAALQEASEAYLVGLFEDTNLCAIHAKRVTIMPKDIQMAENVLKSPL